A single Clavibacter nebraskensis NCPPB 2581 DNA region contains:
- a CDS encoding non-ribosomal peptide synthetase gives MTERIPSVPPAALLRDQVARALRLDPAEVGLDDDLVDLGLESTALIRLAGRWRRDGLAADFSRLAADPTIRAWTRVLGDAAADADPGTSTAAAPALDPASPSPLTPLQHAYWLGRQPGQPSGSVAAHFYVELDGAERDPERLRTALAALVARHASLRMRFRDDGTQQPLPADEEPPAARLRVHDLRALPADAVDARLAEMRDAGTHRRMAVERGEVLRVDLTLLPFGRCRLHVDLDMLAGDAISLRVILADLRDLVDEPGRPLREIHRDVRGELAARAARAAASRSSSDARWWRERVPDLPAGPALPVRDDAERAGTVPRSRRLHHRVGEEELRLLEAAARSRGLTVAAVLATAFAEVVAAWSADGRFLLNLPVLDRSDEEGLELLVGEFSTSILLDVDLREERPFREDAARIQQGVREAVAHAGYGGVDVLRDLARRDGGSPVLAPVVYTSAIGLGELYDASIRRALGEPVWIISQGPQVWLDAQVTELEGGLLLNWDVRVDILEEAAMEAAFLAYRRLVDELVHERPGAWDRPALAVPAPEDVRAHRALERPAPAADAPGAGDGLLHSAFLARAAADPDRPAVIASDDREVAYGELADHARRVAGLLGEHGVGPGATVAITAPAGTDRVAAVLGVLLAGACYAPVGPDQPPARRATVLERGIDCVLADDALVAESAAAVGPGGPPVVALGAARHAEPLAGPVAVAPDEPAYLLFTSGSTGRPKGVEVAHRAAAATILSLAVVAPLGPDDRTIALSALDFDLSVYDLFAVLSVGGAVVVPAEHERRDADRWRELVRAHGVTVWNTVPALLDMLLAATGDGSLPLRLVLLGGDVVGVDLPGRLAACAPAARLLALGGMTEATIHSTVHEARADAPVSPASAARGLPWGAPLPGVRLRVVDERGRDRPDGVPGELLVGGHALARGYRGEPGLTAARFPVRGGERWYRSGDRGRYRRDDAGRPVLEFLGRADHQLKIRGHRVEPGEVEAALASFPGVQRAVVVAVAGALAAMVVPEPGAVVVPDDVATHAGALLPPSMACARVVVRAELPLTANGKVDRARIIAALAERPAPAPRPDDASMSPEERLVERVWSGLLGTPCGRGRSFFAAGGDSLQATRSIAALRAAGAADASVAALFRHPVLADFAATLHLTAPEPADARSRIVPDPEHRHDPFPLTDVQRAYAVGRDPRIPLGGVGTYHHTEFDGQGQDLDLLAAAFDELVRRHPTLRTVIDPDGTQRVLEEVPAVRVDARDVPADADPDAVDAALQAFRARTSHRCHDLAVWPLFDVDALRYPDGRGGIRTRIAIGIDYAVVDALSIMILYTELDLLVRGLPLPPAPAELTFRDCVLQTRPDPERRRADEEHWRARLADMPDAPRLPLADRDPAPRFTRRAHRFDAAWWAAFRDRCRTAGLTPTSMLATAYGHVLSRWSGQRDLTMTLTLFDRRDVHPDMPRLVGDFTALTLLDHRAAGSAVEAARGLQERLAADLDHREAPASWILRERARLAGTAVAPVPVVFTSAIGVGDGVGVGDGVGVGDGVGVGVGDGVSADVSGAFGERIHGVSQSPQVLLDVQVLEDHGGLRVDADARDDAFPPGLVDALFAAYVATLEHLAASGWDAPLPVDPPADQARARATATAAPRPGRLLHDAVREAALRAPEAPALITGTGASTRVVTHGQLADRALRIAGALQRRGIGPGDLVGVTLPRGADQAAAVLGVLSAGAAYAPIGVGQPPARRRAIHRAGGIRLVIADDPAAAGGDEPDAPALLRPADAAAEEPLAAPVRPSVEALAYVIHTSGSTGEPKGVEIAHDAAWSTVEAVGRMLDLGPGDRILALSALDFDLSVFDVLGVLGAGGALVIPEEGEERDAPRWLDLVHEHGVTLWDTVPMLLDMLLVAADDRPGRLGALRAALVSGDRVGTDLHGRLIRAAGPGTRLVALGGATEAAIWSNAWEVDGPLEGWGSAPYGRPLPDQAFRVLDACGRDCPDWVPGEFVIGGRGLARGYRGDPARTAAAFVELDGGRWYRTGDTGRYRPGGILEFLGRADRQVKLGGHRMELGEIEAALAASPGVRRAIALVVDGPAGRRRLHAAVEPDDGHDGAAVLSAATATAADRLPSYAMPQRIHLVDAWPLTANGKVDVPALARALAEADALTHAGADPTRCADADAAHGPARPAAPATATEAALTELWAGVLGTPPAPGVGFFAAGGDSLAMLRLVTAAQRRFGVDAGVRRFLEEPTVPAYAACIDRARLAAATPSTPASASPADAPARPPATAGADLFESGDL, from the coding sequence ATGACCGAGCGGATCCCCTCCGTCCCTCCCGCCGCGCTGCTCCGCGACCAGGTCGCGCGCGCCCTGCGCCTCGACCCCGCCGAGGTGGGCCTCGACGACGACCTGGTGGACCTCGGGCTCGAGTCCACCGCGCTGATCCGCCTCGCCGGGCGCTGGCGACGCGACGGGCTCGCGGCCGACTTCTCGCGGCTCGCGGCCGACCCCACGATCCGGGCGTGGACGCGAGTGCTGGGCGATGCCGCCGCGGACGCGGATCCCGGCACGAGCACGGCCGCCGCTCCCGCCCTCGACCCCGCGTCGCCGTCGCCCCTCACGCCGCTGCAGCACGCGTACTGGCTCGGCCGGCAGCCCGGCCAGCCGTCCGGGTCGGTCGCCGCGCACTTCTACGTCGAGCTCGACGGGGCGGAGCGGGACCCCGAGCGGCTGCGCACGGCCCTCGCCGCCCTGGTCGCCCGGCACGCGTCGCTCAGGATGCGCTTCCGGGACGACGGCACGCAGCAGCCCCTGCCCGCCGACGAGGAGCCGCCCGCCGCCCGGCTGCGCGTCCACGACCTCCGCGCGCTGCCCGCCGACGCCGTGGACGCGCGCCTGGCGGAGATGCGCGACGCGGGCACGCACCGCCGCATGGCCGTCGAGCGCGGCGAGGTGCTCCGCGTCGACCTGACGCTCCTGCCGTTCGGCCGCTGCCGCCTGCACGTCGACCTCGACATGCTCGCGGGCGACGCCATCAGCCTCCGCGTGATCCTCGCCGACCTCCGCGACCTCGTGGACGAGCCGGGGCGGCCGCTGCGCGAGATCCACCGCGACGTGCGCGGCGAGCTGGCGGCCCGGGCCGCGCGCGCCGCGGCGTCCCGCTCCTCGTCCGACGCGCGCTGGTGGCGCGAGCGCGTGCCCGACCTCCCGGCGGGACCCGCGCTGCCCGTGCGCGACGACGCCGAGCGGGCGGGGACCGTGCCGCGCTCCCGCCGGCTGCACCACCGTGTAGGAGAGGAGGAGCTCCGCCTGCTTGAGGCCGCGGCGCGCTCCCGCGGGCTGACGGTGGCCGCCGTGCTCGCGACGGCGTTCGCCGAGGTCGTGGCCGCCTGGTCGGCCGACGGCCGCTTCCTCCTCAACCTCCCCGTGCTCGACCGCAGCGACGAGGAGGGGCTGGAGCTGCTCGTCGGCGAGTTCAGCACCTCGATCCTGCTCGACGTCGACCTGCGGGAGGAGCGGCCGTTCCGGGAGGACGCGGCGCGGATCCAGCAGGGCGTGCGCGAGGCCGTCGCCCACGCGGGCTACGGCGGCGTCGACGTGCTCCGCGACCTCGCGCGCCGCGACGGCGGCAGCCCCGTGCTGGCGCCCGTCGTGTACACGAGCGCCATCGGCCTGGGCGAGCTGTACGACGCGTCCATCCGTCGCGCGCTCGGGGAGCCGGTGTGGATCATCTCCCAGGGTCCGCAGGTCTGGCTCGACGCGCAGGTCACCGAGCTCGAGGGCGGGCTGCTGCTCAACTGGGACGTGCGGGTCGACATCCTCGAGGAGGCGGCGATGGAGGCCGCGTTCCTCGCGTACCGCCGCCTCGTCGACGAGCTGGTGCACGAGCGGCCCGGCGCCTGGGACCGGCCGGCGCTCGCGGTCCCCGCCCCGGAGGACGTGCGGGCGCACCGGGCCCTCGAGCGGCCGGCCCCGGCTGCGGACGCGCCCGGCGCGGGCGACGGCCTCCTGCACTCGGCGTTCCTCGCGCGGGCGGCCGCGGATCCGGACCGGCCGGCGGTCATCGCGTCGGACGACCGAGAGGTCGCGTACGGTGAGCTCGCCGACCACGCGCGCCGGGTCGCCGGGCTGCTGGGCGAGCACGGCGTCGGCCCCGGCGCGACAGTGGCGATCACCGCGCCGGCCGGGACGGATCGCGTGGCCGCCGTGCTCGGAGTGCTGCTCGCCGGCGCCTGCTACGCGCCCGTCGGCCCGGACCAGCCGCCCGCGCGCCGCGCGACGGTCCTCGAGCGGGGGATCGACTGCGTCCTCGCCGACGACGCGCTGGTCGCCGAATCCGCGGCGGCCGTCGGTCCGGGCGGCCCGCCCGTGGTCGCGCTGGGCGCCGCCCGGCACGCCGAGCCGCTCGCGGGTCCCGTCGCCGTCGCCCCCGACGAGCCCGCCTACCTGCTCTTCACGTCCGGATCCACCGGCCGGCCGAAGGGCGTGGAGGTCGCCCACCGGGCCGCTGCCGCCACCATCCTGTCCCTCGCGGTCGTCGCGCCCCTCGGCCCGGACGACCGCACCATCGCGCTCTCCGCGCTCGACTTCGACCTCTCCGTCTACGACCTGTTCGCGGTGCTCTCGGTGGGCGGCGCGGTCGTCGTGCCCGCCGAGCACGAGCGCCGCGACGCCGACCGGTGGCGGGAGCTCGTCCGCGCGCACGGCGTCACGGTCTGGAACACCGTGCCGGCGCTCCTCGACATGCTGCTCGCGGCGACCGGCGACGGATCCCTGCCGCTCCGGCTCGTGCTGCTCGGCGGCGACGTGGTCGGGGTGGATCTGCCGGGGCGCCTGGCCGCCTGCGCGCCCGCCGCCCGGCTGCTCGCGCTCGGCGGGATGACGGAGGCGACCATCCACTCCACCGTGCACGAGGCGCGCGCCGACGCCCCCGTGTCCCCCGCGTCCGCCGCGCGCGGCCTCCCCTGGGGCGCCCCGTTGCCGGGCGTGCGCCTCCGGGTCGTCGACGAGCGCGGACGCGACCGCCCCGACGGCGTGCCCGGCGAGCTGCTCGTGGGCGGGCACGCGCTGGCCCGCGGCTACCGCGGCGAGCCCGGTCTCACCGCGGCCCGCTTCCCGGTGCGCGGCGGCGAGCGCTGGTACCGCTCGGGCGACCGCGGCAGGTACCGGCGCGACGACGCGGGGCGGCCGGTGCTCGAGTTCCTCGGGCGCGCGGATCACCAGCTCAAGATCCGCGGCCACCGCGTCGAACCCGGGGAGGTCGAGGCCGCGCTGGCCTCCTTCCCGGGCGTGCAGCGCGCGGTCGTCGTCGCCGTCGCGGGCGCGCTCGCGGCGATGGTGGTGCCCGAGCCCGGCGCGGTCGTCGTGCCCGACGACGTCGCGACCCACGCGGGCGCGCTGCTGCCGCCGTCCATGGCGTGCGCGCGCGTGGTCGTGCGGGCCGAGCTGCCGCTCACGGCCAACGGGAAGGTCGACCGGGCCCGGATCATCGCCGCGCTCGCCGAGCGCCCGGCCCCCGCGCCGCGGCCGGACGACGCCTCGATGTCGCCCGAGGAGCGGCTCGTGGAGCGGGTGTGGAGCGGCCTGCTCGGCACCCCGTGCGGTCGCGGGCGCTCCTTCTTCGCCGCGGGCGGCGACTCCCTGCAGGCCACCCGCAGCATCGCCGCCCTGCGCGCCGCGGGCGCCGCCGACGCGAGCGTGGCCGCGCTCTTCCGGCACCCGGTGCTGGCCGACTTCGCGGCGACGCTGCACCTCACGGCACCGGAGCCGGCGGACGCGCGCTCCCGCATCGTGCCGGACCCCGAGCACCGGCACGACCCCTTCCCGCTCACCGACGTGCAGCGCGCGTACGCGGTCGGCCGCGACCCCCGCATCCCGCTCGGCGGCGTCGGCACCTACCACCACACCGAGTTCGACGGCCAGGGGCAGGACCTCGACCTGCTCGCGGCCGCGTTCGACGAGCTCGTGCGCCGGCACCCGACGCTGCGCACCGTGATCGACCCCGACGGCACCCAGCGCGTGCTGGAGGAGGTGCCTGCCGTGCGCGTCGACGCGCGCGACGTGCCGGCCGACGCGGATCCGGACGCGGTGGACGCGGCGCTCCAGGCGTTCCGCGCGCGCACCTCGCACCGGTGCCACGACCTCGCCGTCTGGCCGCTCTTCGACGTCGACGCGCTGCGCTACCCCGACGGCCGCGGTGGGATCCGCACGCGCATCGCCATCGGCATCGACTACGCCGTCGTCGACGCGCTCTCGATCATGATCCTGTACACCGAGCTCGACCTCCTCGTGCGCGGCCTGCCGCTCCCGCCCGCGCCCGCCGAGCTGACGTTCCGGGACTGCGTGCTGCAGACCCGGCCGGACCCGGAGCGGCGGCGCGCCGACGAGGAGCACTGGCGCGCGCGGCTCGCCGACATGCCCGACGCCCCGCGGCTGCCGCTCGCGGACAGGGATCCGGCCCCCCGCTTCACGCGCCGCGCACACCGCTTCGACGCGGCGTGGTGGGCCGCGTTCCGCGACCGCTGCCGGACGGCCGGGCTCACGCCCACGAGCATGCTGGCGACCGCGTACGGCCACGTGCTCTCCCGCTGGAGCGGGCAGCGCGACCTCACCATGACGCTGACCCTCTTCGACCGGCGCGACGTGCATCCCGACATGCCGCGCCTCGTGGGCGACTTCACCGCCCTGACCCTCCTCGACCACCGGGCCGCGGGCTCGGCGGTCGAGGCGGCGCGCGGGCTGCAGGAGCGCCTCGCCGCCGACCTCGACCACCGCGAGGCGCCCGCGTCGTGGATCCTGCGGGAGCGCGCGCGCCTCGCGGGCACGGCCGTCGCGCCGGTGCCCGTCGTGTTCACGAGCGCGATCGGCGTCGGCGACGGGGTCGGCGTCGGCGACGGGGTCGGCGTCGGCGACGGGGTCGGCGTCGGCGTCGGCGACGGGGTCTCAGCCGACGTGTCGGGGGCGTTCGGCGAGCGGATCCACGGCGTGTCCCAGTCGCCCCAGGTGCTCCTCGACGTCCAGGTGCTGGAGGACCACGGCGGCCTGCGGGTCGACGCGGACGCGCGCGACGACGCGTTCCCGCCGGGCCTCGTCGACGCGCTGTTCGCCGCGTACGTGGCCACGCTCGAGCACCTCGCCGCGTCCGGCTGGGACGCGCCGCTCCCCGTGGATCCCCCGGCCGACCAGGCGCGCGCCCGCGCCACGGCGACCGCGGCCCCGCGACCGGGCCGCCTCCTGCACGACGCCGTGCGGGAGGCCGCGCTCCGGGCGCCCGAGGCACCCGCGCTCATCACGGGCACGGGCGCGTCGACGCGCGTCGTGACGCACGGCCAGCTCGCCGACCGCGCCCTGCGGATCGCCGGCGCGCTCCAGCGTCGCGGCATCGGCCCGGGCGACCTCGTCGGCGTCACGCTGCCGCGCGGCGCGGACCAGGCGGCCGCGGTCCTCGGCGTCCTCAGCGCGGGTGCCGCGTACGCGCCCATCGGCGTCGGACAGCCTCCCGCGCGGCGGCGGGCGATCCACCGCGCGGGCGGCATCCGCCTGGTCATCGCCGACGATCCGGCCGCGGCGGGCGGCGACGAGCCCGACGCGCCCGCCCTCCTCCGCCCGGCCGACGCCGCCGCGGAGGAGCCGCTCGCCGCCCCGGTACGCCCGTCCGTCGAGGCGCTCGCCTACGTCATCCACACCTCCGGCTCCACGGGCGAGCCCAAGGGGGTGGAGATCGCGCACGACGCCGCGTGGTCCACGGTCGAGGCGGTGGGCCGGATGCTCGACCTCGGCCCCGGCGACCGGATCCTCGCGCTCTCCGCGCTCGACTTCGACCTCTCCGTGTTCGACGTGCTCGGCGTGCTGGGCGCGGGCGGCGCGCTCGTGATCCCCGAGGAGGGCGAGGAGCGCGACGCCCCGCGCTGGCTCGACCTCGTGCACGAGCACGGGGTCACGCTGTGGGACACGGTGCCGATGCTGCTCGACATGCTCCTCGTCGCGGCCGACGACCGGCCGGGGAGGCTCGGCGCGCTGCGGGCGGCGCTGGTCTCCGGCGACCGCGTGGGCACCGACCTGCACGGGCGCCTGATCCGGGCGGCCGGGCCGGGCACGCGGCTCGTCGCGCTGGGCGGCGCGACCGAGGCGGCCATCTGGTCGAACGCGTGGGAGGTGGACGGCCCGCTGGAGGGCTGGGGATCCGCGCCCTACGGCCGACCGCTGCCCGACCAGGCGTTCCGGGTGCTCGACGCGTGCGGCCGGGACTGCCCCGACTGGGTGCCGGGCGAATTCGTCATCGGCGGCCGCGGCCTCGCCCGCGGCTACCGGGGCGACCCCGCGCGCACGGCGGCCGCGTTCGTCGAGCTCGACGGCGGCCGCTGGTACCGCACGGGCGACACGGGCAGGTACCGGCCGGGCGGGATCCTCGAGTTCCTCGGTCGCGCGGACCGGCAGGTGAAGCTCGGCGGGCACCGGATGGAGCTCGGCGAGATCGAGGCCGCCCTCGCGGCATCTCCCGGGGTGCGGCGCGCGATCGCGCTCGTGGTCGACGGGCCGGCGGGACGGCGGCGCCTGCACGCGGCCGTCGAGCCGGACGACGGGCACGACGGGGCCGCGGTGCTGTCCGCGGCGACCGCGACGGCCGCCGACCGGCTCCCCTCGTACGCGATGCCGCAAAGGATCCACCTCGTCGACGCGTGGCCGCTGACCGCGAACGGCAAGGTGGACGTGCCGGCGCTCGCCCGCGCGCTCGCGGAGGCGGACGCGCTCACCCACGCCGGCGCGGACCCGACGCGGTGCGCCGACGCCGACGCCGCTCACGGCCCCGCGCGCCCCGCCGCGCCCGCGACCGCGACGGAGGCCGCCCTCACCGAGCTGTGGGCCGGGGTCCTCGGCACCCCGCCGGCCCCGGGCGTCGGCTTCTTCGCGGCGGGCGGCGACAGCCTCGCCATGCTCCGGCTCGTGACCGCCGCCCAGCGCCGCTTCGGCGTCGACGCGGGCGTCCGCCGCTTCCTCGAGGAGCCGACCGTGCCGGCGTACGCCGCCTGCATCGACCGCGCGCGCCTCGCGGCCGCCACCCCGTCCACCCCCGCGTCCGCGTCCCCCGCGGACGCCCCCGCCCGACCGCCGGCCACCGCCGGCGCCGACCTCTTCGAAAGCGGAGACCTGTGA
- a CDS encoding (2,3-dihydroxybenzoyl)adenylate synthase — MHGREHTEGPGHEPGGGCADWAEGMGRAARAAGRQPDARLDGILRRSAARVPDRTALVGAGGRWTHAELDAEVDLAARGLIRSGIRPDDRILLQLADGAAFVIAWFALVRAGAVPVHAMPAHRLMELAHLAAGSGARGMVVAERVGRDDGRGLAAGVRAACPGLDLVIVHGPRRADGALTWEGIRELGREDASPAPGLDPVAPDGAPRLALLLHSGGTTGLPKLIPRHHAEYSYNAWAAARAAGVGPGAVLLAVLPVAFNFTLACPGVLGVLDAGGTVVVAPDPDPATAFALVARERVTHVALTPTLARAWIDEAAHATADLSSLRVVQVGGARLDDVTARALEPALGATLQQVYGMAEGLVCMTALDDPPELRWSTQGRPTSPDDLVRLRAADGSLAADGDEGELETRGPCTLRAYHAAPEADASAFTPDGFYRAGDIVRRLPSGHVVVTGRAKDQVNRGGEKYSAAEVERYLQAMPSVRAAAVVPVPDPDLGERAVAVIACAGHAPDRRAVVAHLRSLGVAAYKHPDRVVALPALPLTAVGKVDKARIAALLSAGSGTDAHADRDRA; from the coding sequence ATGCACGGACGCGAGCACACGGAGGGCCCGGGTCACGAGCCCGGTGGCGGATGCGCCGACTGGGCCGAGGGGATGGGCCGGGCCGCCCGGGCGGCGGGGCGGCAGCCGGACGCGCGGCTCGACGGCATCCTGCGGCGGAGCGCCGCCCGCGTGCCCGACCGCACGGCGCTCGTCGGCGCCGGCGGGCGCTGGACCCACGCCGAGCTCGACGCCGAGGTCGACCTCGCCGCGCGCGGCCTGATCCGGTCGGGCATCCGGCCAGACGACCGGATCCTGCTGCAGCTCGCCGACGGCGCCGCCTTCGTCATCGCCTGGTTCGCGCTCGTGCGCGCCGGCGCCGTGCCCGTGCACGCGATGCCCGCCCACCGGCTCATGGAGCTCGCGCACCTCGCGGCCGGCAGCGGGGCGCGCGGCATGGTCGTCGCGGAGCGCGTCGGCCGGGACGACGGCCGTGGCCTCGCGGCCGGGGTGCGCGCGGCCTGCCCCGGGCTCGACCTCGTCATCGTGCACGGGCCGCGACGCGCGGACGGCGCCCTCACGTGGGAGGGGATCCGCGAGCTCGGGCGCGAGGACGCGAGCCCCGCCCCGGGGCTCGACCCGGTCGCGCCCGACGGCGCGCCCCGCCTCGCGCTCCTCCTGCACTCGGGCGGCACCACGGGCCTGCCCAAGCTCATCCCGCGCCACCACGCGGAGTACTCCTACAACGCGTGGGCGGCGGCGCGCGCGGCGGGCGTCGGTCCCGGCGCGGTGCTGCTGGCCGTGCTGCCCGTGGCCTTCAACTTCACCCTCGCGTGCCCCGGCGTGCTCGGCGTGCTCGATGCGGGCGGTACCGTCGTCGTCGCGCCCGACCCGGATCCCGCGACGGCCTTCGCGCTCGTCGCCCGCGAGCGCGTGACGCACGTGGCCCTGACCCCCACGCTGGCGCGGGCGTGGATCGACGAGGCCGCGCACGCGACCGCCGACCTCTCGAGCCTCCGCGTCGTCCAGGTCGGCGGCGCCCGACTCGACGACGTCACGGCGCGCGCCCTGGAGCCCGCGCTCGGGGCGACGCTCCAGCAGGTCTACGGGATGGCCGAGGGGCTCGTCTGCATGACCGCCCTCGACGATCCGCCCGAGCTGCGCTGGAGCACCCAGGGGCGCCCGACCAGCCCCGACGACCTGGTCCGACTGCGTGCCGCCGACGGATCCCTCGCGGCTGACGGCGACGAGGGCGAGCTGGAGACCCGCGGGCCGTGCACGCTCCGCGCGTACCACGCGGCCCCCGAGGCGGACGCGTCGGCCTTCACGCCCGACGGCTTCTACCGCGCCGGCGACATCGTGCGGCGGCTCCCGTCGGGGCACGTCGTGGTCACGGGACGCGCGAAGGACCAGGTCAACCGCGGCGGCGAGAAGTACTCCGCGGCGGAGGTCGAGCGCTACCTGCAGGCCATGCCGTCCGTGCGCGCGGCAGCCGTGGTGCCGGTGCCGGATCCCGACCTCGGCGAACGCGCCGTCGCGGTCATCGCCTGCGCGGGGCACGCTCCCGATCGCCGCGCGGTCGTCGCGCACCTCCGGTCGCTCGGGGTGGCGGCGTACAAGCACCCGGACCGCGTGGTCGCGCTGCCCGCGCTGCCGCTCACCGCCGTGGGCAAGGTCGACAAGGCCCGGATCGCCGCGCTGCTCTCCGCGGGATCGGGCACGGATGCGCATGCCGACCGGGACCGTGCTTGA
- a CDS encoding 4'-phosphopantetheinyl transferase family protein: protein MPTGTVLDAILPAGAVLAEERGPAGEHPLHPAEAGAVARAVPSRRREFAATRACARTALAALAGDATGAAAVAIPKGRGGDPVWPRGVVGSLTHCAGYRAAVVAGVDALRTIGIDAEPHAPLPREARDMVGLAGELDPHPPLGADVHADCVLFSAKESVGKAHFARYREWLGFTDLHVTLHPGGTFTARRCAPGPVPFPAYRGSWCVAEGLVLTCAWLAVPRIPSAVPRPA, encoded by the coding sequence ATGCCGACCGGGACCGTGCTTGACGCGATCCTCCCCGCCGGGGCCGTCCTGGCGGAGGAGCGCGGTCCCGCGGGCGAGCACCCCCTGCATCCCGCTGAGGCCGGCGCCGTGGCCCGCGCGGTGCCGTCCCGCCGGCGCGAGTTCGCGGCGACCCGGGCCTGCGCCCGCACCGCCCTCGCCGCCCTCGCCGGGGACGCGACGGGCGCCGCCGCCGTCGCGATCCCGAAGGGCCGGGGAGGCGACCCCGTCTGGCCGCGCGGCGTGGTCGGCAGCCTCACGCACTGCGCCGGCTATCGGGCCGCCGTCGTCGCGGGCGTCGACGCGCTGCGCACCATCGGGATCGACGCCGAGCCGCACGCGCCCCTGCCCCGGGAGGCCCGGGACATGGTCGGCCTCGCGGGCGAGCTCGACCCGCATCCGCCGCTCGGCGCCGACGTGCACGCGGACTGCGTGCTCTTCAGCGCGAAGGAGTCGGTGGGCAAGGCGCACTTCGCCCGGTACCGCGAGTGGCTGGGCTTCACGGACCTCCACGTGACGCTCCACCCCGGCGGCACGTTCACCGCCCGCCGGTGCGCGCCCGGCCCCGTCCCGTTCCCCGCCTACCGCGGCAGCTGGTGCGTCGCGGAGGGCCTCGTCCTCACGTGCGCGTGGCTCGCCGTGCCCCGCATCCCGTCCGCCGTCCCCCGCCCCGCCTGA
- a CDS encoding salicylate synthase has protein sequence MPAAPVTRAAELRITRDPLGAVADLARAFRHEPHVILEEAGRFSCAIGAWAEVVVDRRVVRLRVPGAEDVVVPWREQPLRQVDRLLASLGPDRGRAYGTASFELACAHAGMPVAADAGELLHVILPRTEVTIADGRATVRSGDAREAALVARILGAAEPAAGPDAELAALEPAHERLGAADPEEGHARYLAAVAAGIAAIRAGELRKVVLSRRVPVAGEVDLPATFVRGRRANTPARSYLLGLGGVEAVGFSPEIVVAVDARGTVRTQPLAGTRALVADPVESRRLREELLSDAKEIHEHAISVKLAVEEMAPVCRPGSVRVEEFMVVEERGTVQHLASRVAGELVDGLTSWDALAASFPAVTASGVPKRAAFDLIRRLEGRDRGLYAGAVLRIDPDGALDAALVLRTLFRCGDATWIQAGAGVMGESRPARELEETREKLASIADHVVRSREPGFGAESTDGGAAHARAPRGSAARR, from the coding sequence ATGCCCGCAGCCCCCGTGACCCGCGCCGCCGAGCTGCGGATCACCCGCGACCCGCTCGGTGCCGTCGCCGACCTCGCGCGGGCGTTCCGCCATGAGCCGCACGTGATCCTCGAGGAGGCGGGGCGGTTCTCGTGCGCGATCGGCGCGTGGGCGGAGGTCGTGGTCGACCGTCGGGTCGTCCGCCTGCGCGTCCCGGGCGCGGAGGACGTGGTCGTGCCGTGGCGGGAGCAGCCGCTGCGCCAGGTGGACCGGCTGCTCGCGAGCCTCGGCCCCGACCGCGGGCGGGCATACGGCACCGCGTCCTTCGAGCTGGCGTGCGCGCACGCGGGCATGCCGGTCGCCGCGGACGCGGGGGAGCTCCTGCACGTGATCCTGCCGCGCACGGAGGTGACCATCGCGGACGGCCGCGCGACCGTCCGATCGGGGGACGCGCGCGAGGCAGCGCTGGTCGCGCGGATCCTCGGCGCGGCCGAGCCCGCGGCGGGCCCCGACGCCGAGCTCGCCGCCCTCGAGCCCGCGCACGAGCGCCTCGGCGCGGCCGACCCCGAGGAGGGGCACGCGCGCTACCTGGCGGCGGTCGCGGCGGGCATCGCCGCCATCCGCGCGGGGGAGCTCCGGAAGGTCGTCCTGTCGCGCCGGGTGCCCGTCGCGGGAGAGGTCGACCTGCCCGCCACCTTCGTGCGGGGACGACGGGCGAACACGCCCGCCCGCTCCTACCTGCTGGGCCTCGGCGGGGTCGAGGCGGTGGGCTTCAGCCCCGAGATCGTCGTGGCGGTGGACGCCCGGGGCACCGTGCGCACCCAGCCGCTCGCCGGCACGCGCGCGCTCGTGGCCGACCCCGTCGAGTCGCGACGGCTGCGCGAGGAGCTCCTGTCGGACGCGAAGGAGATCCACGAGCACGCCATCTCGGTGAAGCTCGCGGTCGAGGAGATGGCGCCCGTGTGCCGGCCGGGCAGCGTGCGCGTCGAGGAGTTCATGGTGGTGGAGGAGCGCGGCACGGTGCAGCACCTGGCCTCCCGCGTCGCGGGCGAGCTCGTCGACGGCCTCACGTCCTGGGATGCGCTGGCCGCGTCATTCCCGGCCGTCACCGCCTCGGGCGTCCCCAAGCGCGCCGCGTTCGACCTCATCCGACGGCTGGAGGGGCGTGACCGCGGCCTCTACGCCGGCGCGGTCCTCCGGATCGACCCGGACGGCGCGCTCGACGCGGCCCTGGTGCTGCGGACGCTGTTCCGGTGCGGGGACGCGACGTGGATCCAGGCCGGTGCGGGCGTCATGGGGGAGTCCCGCCCGGCGCGCGAGCTCGAGGAGACGCGCGAGAAGCTGGCGAGCATCGCGGACCACGTCGTCCGCTCCCGCGAACCCGGCTTCGGGGCGGAGTCGACGGACGGGGGTGCCGCCCACGCCCGTGCACCGCGGGGATCCGCCGCCCGCCGGTGA